A section of the Streptomyces sp. CG1 genome encodes:
- a CDS encoding SGNH/GDSL hydrolase family protein → MIGSYVAVGDSFTEGVGDPGPDGAYVGWADRFAVLLADRRPEGDFKYTNLAVRGKLLDQIVQDQLPQAVELAPDLVSFCAGGNDIIRPGTDPDEVAERFERAVAQLTETVGTVMVTTGFDTRGVPLLKHLRGKIATYNGHVRAIADRYGCPVLDLWSLKSVQDRRAWDDDRLHLSPEGHTRVALRAGQALGLQIPADPEQPWPPLPPRGTLDIRRDDVHWAREYLVPWIGRRLRGESSGDHVTAKGTLSPDDIKHRIASVA, encoded by the coding sequence GTGATCGGGTCGTACGTGGCGGTGGGGGACAGCTTCACCGAGGGCGTTGGCGATCCCGGGCCCGACGGGGCGTATGTGGGCTGGGCCGACCGGTTCGCCGTACTGCTCGCCGACCGGCGGCCCGAGGGTGACTTCAAGTACACGAATCTCGCGGTACGCGGGAAGCTGCTCGACCAGATCGTGCAGGACCAGCTCCCGCAGGCCGTCGAACTGGCCCCGGACCTGGTCTCCTTCTGCGCGGGCGGCAACGACATCATCCGCCCCGGCACCGACCCGGACGAGGTGGCCGAGCGCTTCGAGCGGGCCGTGGCCCAGCTGACCGAGACCGTGGGCACGGTCATGGTGACGACCGGCTTCGACACCCGCGGCGTCCCCCTGCTCAAGCATCTGCGCGGCAAGATCGCCACGTACAACGGGCATGTCCGGGCCATCGCGGACCGGTACGGCTGTCCCGTGCTCGACCTGTGGTCCCTCAAGTCCGTTCAGGACCGCCGGGCCTGGGACGACGACCGGCTCCACCTCTCACCCGAGGGCCACACGCGCGTGGCGCTGCGCGCCGGCCAGGCTCTCGGCCTTCAGATCCCGGCCGACCCCGAGCAGCCGTGGCCGCCGCTGCCGCCCCGGGGCACCCTGGACATCCGCCGCGACGACGTGCACTGGGCCCGTGAGTACCTCGTCCCGTGGATCGGCCGCCGTCTGCGCGGCGAGTCCTCTGGTGACCATGTCACGGCGAAGGGCACCCTGTCCCCCGACGACATCAAACATCGCATCGCCTCAGTGGCCTGA
- a CDS encoding TetR/AcrR family transcriptional regulator: MARVRLSVAERREELLRAAIGQIEARGVAAVRIADVAAALGVSNALVLYHFSTKEKLVAAAFAYAAEDDLAHLRKLLGRRTSALRRLRAAVRWYAPTGQAKGWRLWIEGWAVALREPALRQVTRDLDQQWKAAITDVIAEGVAAGEFACADPAGAALRLTALLDGLAVQLTSYPGAVPRTRAQDWADDALARELGLDRKALTER; the protein is encoded by the coding sequence GTGGCGAGAGTGCGGTTGAGCGTGGCCGAGCGGCGCGAGGAGCTGCTGCGGGCCGCCATCGGGCAGATCGAGGCGCGGGGCGTGGCGGCGGTCAGGATCGCCGACGTGGCCGCGGCGCTCGGGGTGAGCAACGCGCTGGTGTTGTACCACTTCTCGACGAAGGAGAAGCTGGTCGCGGCCGCGTTCGCCTATGCGGCCGAGGACGATCTCGCGCATCTGCGCAAGTTGCTGGGCCGGCGGACGTCCGCGCTGCGCCGGCTGCGGGCCGCGGTGCGCTGGTACGCGCCGACCGGGCAGGCCAAGGGCTGGCGGCTGTGGATCGAGGGCTGGGCCGTGGCCCTGCGCGAGCCCGCACTGCGGCAGGTCACCCGGGACCTGGACCAGCAGTGGAAGGCGGCGATCACCGATGTCATCGCCGAGGGCGTGGCAGCGGGCGAGTTCGCCTGCGCCGACCCAGCCGGTGCCGCGCTGCGGCTGACGGCACTGCTGGACGGGCTGGCCGTACAGCTGACGTCGTACCCGGGCGCGGTACCGCGGACCCGCGCACAGGACTGGGCCGACGACGCGCTCGCGCGGGAACTGGGCCTGGACCGGAAGGCGTTGACCGAACGCTAG
- a CDS encoding Glu/Leu/Phe/Val dehydrogenase dimerization domain-containing protein, translating into MTARAPLMSLVWTDHVTGRQGFLVVDRLVRGVASGGLRMRPGCTLEEVTGLARGMTMKEALHYDPEARYVPLGGAKGGIDCDPQAPEAYELLVRYLRAMRPYIESFWTTGEDLGLTQDLIDRAAAEAGLASSIQAVYPLLDDEATARKRLADAFAVEVDGIGLDELAGGCGVAESVLAALDRAAVPYPGTRVAVQGLGTMGGATARFLTRAGLTVVAVADIKGTIANPAGLDVEALLDARDAYGTVDRRVLRPGDRELPGAAWLSADAEVLVPAAVSYAIDTADQHRIRARWIVEAANMPVLPEAEELLAARGVTVLPDVVVNSGTNAWWWWTLFGDIGADAEEAFAHIRRSMRALVDLMLDRADADGTTPRAAAHALVTDRLPAITARFGWYR; encoded by the coding sequence ATGACCGCCCGCGCTCCCCTGATGTCGCTCGTCTGGACCGACCATGTCACCGGCCGCCAGGGCTTCCTGGTCGTGGACCGGCTGGTACGCGGCGTGGCCAGCGGCGGGCTGCGGATGCGTCCCGGCTGCACGCTGGAGGAGGTGACGGGGCTCGCCCGGGGCATGACGATGAAGGAGGCCCTGCACTACGATCCCGAGGCCCGTTACGTCCCGCTCGGCGGCGCCAAGGGCGGCATCGACTGCGATCCCCAGGCCCCGGAGGCGTACGAGCTGCTGGTGCGCTATCTGCGCGCCATGCGACCGTACATAGAGAGCTTCTGGACCACCGGCGAGGACCTCGGCCTCACCCAGGACCTGATCGACCGCGCGGCGGCCGAAGCCGGCCTGGCCTCCTCGATCCAGGCGGTGTACCCGTTGCTGGACGACGAGGCGACAGCCCGAAAGCGGCTCGCGGACGCCTTCGCGGTCGAGGTGGACGGCATCGGCCTGGACGAACTGGCCGGCGGCTGCGGGGTCGCCGAGTCGGTGCTCGCCGCGCTGGACCGGGCCGCTGTGCCGTACCCGGGCACCCGGGTCGCCGTGCAAGGGCTCGGCACGATGGGCGGGGCCACCGCGCGGTTCCTCACGCGCGCGGGGCTGACGGTTGTGGCGGTCGCCGATATCAAGGGCACGATCGCCAATCCGGCGGGGCTCGACGTCGAGGCGCTGCTGGACGCGCGGGACGCCTACGGCACGGTCGACCGCCGTGTACTGCGCCCCGGTGACCGCGAACTGCCCGGTGCCGCCTGGCTGTCCGCCGACGCGGAGGTGCTGGTGCCGGCGGCCGTGTCGTACGCGATCGACACCGCCGACCAGCACCGGATACGCGCCCGCTGGATCGTCGAGGCCGCCAACATGCCCGTGCTGCCGGAGGCGGAGGAGTTGCTGGCCGCTCGCGGGGTGACCGTGCTGCCGGACGTGGTGGTCAACTCCGGGACGAACGCCTGGTGGTGGTGGACCCTCTTCGGTGACATCGGCGCCGACGCCGAGGAGGCGTTCGCCCACATCCGGCGCTCCATGCGCGCCCTGGTCGACCTGATGCTCGACCGCGCGGACGCCGACGGTACGACCCCGCGCGCGGCCGCCCACGCCCTGGTGACCGACCGGCTCCCGGCGATCACGGCCCGCTTCGGGTGGTACCGGTGA
- a CDS encoding thiamine pyrophosphate-dependent enzyme yields the protein MLAPDAVITSDSAQCCYYGALPHLPIGPEGRYLHATGFGILGYALPAALRAEVAEPHRQVLALSGDGGLQCTVQELATAVRLQLPLLIVVFDNGGYCEIRDEMRVRGDVPATVDLPPVDLPALAREYGGHGTRACDPAAPARALTEALSRPGPTLITVLEETS from the coding sequence GTGCTGGCGCCCGACGCCGTCATCACCTCCGACAGTGCCCAGTGCTGCTACTACGGCGCCCTTCCTCACCTCCCCATCGGTCCGGAGGGCCGCTATCTGCACGCCACCGGCTTCGGCATCCTCGGCTACGCACTGCCCGCCGCCCTCCGCGCCGAGGTCGCCGAACCGCACCGGCAGGTGCTCGCGCTCAGCGGAGACGGCGGGCTGCAGTGCACGGTGCAGGAACTGGCAACCGCCGTGCGGCTGCAACTCCCATTGCTCATAGTGGTGTTCGACAACGGCGGCTACTGCGAGATCCGCGACGAGATGCGGGTGCGCGGCGACGTCCCGGCCACGGTGGACCTCCCGCCGGTCGACCTGCCCGCCCTGGCCCGAGAGTACGGAGGACACGGCACGCGCGCGTGCGATCCCGCCGCGCCGGCGCGTGCCCTCACCGAGGCCCTGAGCCGGCCCGGCCCCACCTTGATCACCGTCCTCGAGGAGACCTCATGA
- a CDS encoding MBL fold metallo-hydrolase, producing MTGMRSSSSGFRALRPAAFGADPGGERLARIRRSPHFKDGVFQNPGGAARTRPSGSTLDIAKVFLDKDTRPLRAPKGTVPVHPTTFADLAKPPATGLRLTWMGHSSVLAEIDGHRVLFDPVWGERCSPFPFAGPKRLHPVPLPLAALGEVDVVVISHDHYDHLDLPTIKALAGTDTVFAVPLGVGAHLEHWGVSPDRLRELDWHEATRIGGLTLTATPARHFCGRGLRNTQHTLWASWAVAGEEHRIYHSGDTGYFEGFTEIGAAHGPFDATMIQIGAYSEFWPDIHMTPEEGLRAHLDLQGGAPHGALLPIHWGTFNLAPHAWAEPGEWTKDAAEEVGQAVALPRPGEPFEPAGKLPADPWWRAVSRPIEHPWRRRKIAEVVSDDTLSGDLDLAGER from the coding sequence GTGACCGGAATGCGTTCCTCGAGCTCCGGGTTCCGCGCGCTGCGGCCGGCGGCGTTCGGCGCGGACCCGGGCGGTGAGCGCCTGGCACGCATCCGCCGCTCCCCCCACTTCAAGGACGGCGTCTTCCAGAACCCGGGAGGAGCGGCACGCACCCGGCCCTCCGGTTCCACGCTGGACATCGCCAAGGTGTTCCTCGACAAGGACACCCGGCCTCTCCGCGCCCCGAAGGGCACCGTCCCGGTGCACCCCACAACCTTCGCCGACCTGGCCAAGCCGCCCGCCACGGGGCTGCGGCTGACCTGGATGGGCCACTCCAGCGTCCTCGCGGAGATCGACGGCCACCGGGTGCTGTTCGACCCGGTCTGGGGCGAGCGCTGCTCCCCTTTCCCCTTCGCCGGGCCCAAGCGGCTGCACCCCGTGCCGCTCCCGCTGGCCGCGCTCGGCGAGGTCGACGTGGTCGTCATCTCGCACGACCACTACGACCATCTGGACCTGCCCACGATCAAGGCGCTGGCGGGCACGGACACCGTGTTCGCCGTGCCGCTGGGCGTCGGCGCCCACCTCGAGCACTGGGGCGTCTCCCCGGACCGGCTGCGCGAGCTGGACTGGCACGAGGCCACCAGAATCGGCGGGCTCACCCTCACCGCCACCCCGGCCCGCCACTTCTGCGGCCGCGGCCTGCGCAACACCCAGCACACCCTCTGGGCCTCCTGGGCCGTCGCCGGCGAGGAGCACCGGATCTACCACAGCGGTGACACCGGCTACTTCGAGGGCTTCACGGAGATCGGTGCGGCCCACGGCCCGTTCGACGCCACGATGATCCAGATCGGTGCGTACAGCGAGTTCTGGCCCGACATCCACATGACCCCCGAGGAGGGCCTGCGCGCCCACCTCGACCTGCAGGGAGGCGCCCCGCACGGCGCGCTGCTGCCGATCCACTGGGGCACCTTCAATCTCGCCCCGCACGCATGGGCCGAGCCGGGGGAGTGGACCAAGGACGCGGCCGAGGAAGTCGGCCAGGCGGTGGCGCTCCCCCGGCCGGGCGAGCCGTTTGAGCCTGCGGGCAAGCTGCCTGCGGACCCGTGGTGGAGGGCGGTGTCTCGCCCCATCGAGCATCCCTGGCGTCGGCGCAAGATCGCCGAAGTGGTTTCGGATGACACGCTCAGCGGCGATCTCGATCTGGCCGGCGAGCGGTGA
- a CDS encoding ABC transporter permease, whose product MLRTALRNVLAHKARLMMTALAVLLGVAFVSGTLVFGDTTANAFRNASAQSLKGVAVSVQAGESPGDEAQASPGAGTAAGKDGGRTSVLDAALAQKIRALSGVDSVRPTVNGQATLAGKDGRPVNADSTWQNLATNYLPGKDGKDSRFPLQTGRDPAAEGELALDAKTAEKAGYRVGDTVRFATDGPALTKKLVGIVTTDDPRVTAGGTLTLFDTATAQKLFLAPGRFDALAVAARPGTDERALTARVQSLLPAKGARATSGADLAAEQSRQIAENTTRLTKTLLGFAGIALFVGVFIIVNTFTMLIAQRSREIALLRAVGASRRQVVRSVLIEAALVGLGASAAGFALGLGIATALHPLLTTNGAQLPDGLLVISPTAPLASLAVGVAVTVLAAWLPSRRAAKIAPVAVLSSAGLAPPDRTLKVRNVLGTLLTGLGVAVMLYVSTLKGSKESNLMTAMLGSALTLCGMIVLAPLLSRPLISLAGKVTARFCGVSGKLAKENALRNPRRTAATASALMIGLTLITGLAVGGYSTQRALDEEATQGLAADYKVSNSSLGGLDAAAADDIAELPGVTAAAPVASANLDAQGVFATITGTDPKTFGKAADLKFQAGSLRDVAPGRIAVSDEFARQAGLHVGDTIEADMNTSGGNANKKNEKKLTVVAVYAKTRAAYDALGTVADVLPSTETHKLDNVLVKAEPGKAAGLEHKIRQALGNSPLLKVQTQEQLIKAGSGSMTTVLNMLYGLLAMAVVIAVLGVVNTLAMSVFERTREIGMLRAIGLDRSGIRQMVRLESVVISLFGALLGIGTGTFLAWAAGSLTTASMPMYETVLPWARLGLFLALALLIGVLAAIWPARRAARLNTLRAIQAH is encoded by the coding sequence ATGCTGCGTACCGCCCTGCGCAACGTCCTTGCGCACAAAGCCCGATTGATGATGACCGCTCTCGCGGTCCTGCTCGGCGTCGCCTTCGTCTCCGGCACCCTCGTCTTCGGCGACACCACCGCGAACGCCTTCCGCAACGCCTCCGCCCAGAGCCTCAAGGGCGTCGCCGTCTCCGTCCAGGCGGGGGAGTCCCCCGGCGACGAAGCGCAGGCGTCCCCCGGCGCCGGCACCGCCGCCGGCAAGGACGGCGGGCGCACCTCTGTCCTCGACGCCGCGCTGGCACAGAAGATCCGTGCGCTGTCGGGCGTCGACTCGGTGCGTCCCACCGTCAACGGCCAGGCCACACTGGCCGGCAAGGACGGCCGTCCGGTCAACGCCGACAGCACCTGGCAGAACCTGGCAACCAACTACCTGCCAGGCAAGGACGGCAAGGACAGCCGCTTCCCGCTGCAGACGGGCCGTGACCCGGCCGCCGAGGGTGAGCTGGCCCTGGACGCCAAGACCGCCGAGAAGGCCGGCTACCGCGTCGGTGACACCGTCCGCTTCGCCACCGACGGACCCGCGCTGACCAAGAAGCTGGTCGGCATCGTCACCACCGACGACCCGCGCGTCACCGCGGGCGGCACACTGACGCTGTTCGACACCGCGACCGCGCAGAAGCTGTTCCTCGCCCCCGGCCGGTTCGACGCGCTAGCGGTGGCGGCCAGGCCCGGCACCGACGAGCGCGCGCTGACCGCGCGGGTGCAGTCCCTGCTTCCCGCCAAGGGCGCCCGAGCCACCAGCGGCGCCGACCTGGCCGCCGAACAGTCCAGGCAGATCGCCGAGAACACCACGCGGCTGACCAAGACGCTGCTGGGCTTCGCGGGCATCGCGCTGTTCGTCGGGGTGTTCATCATCGTCAACACCTTCACCATGCTGATCGCCCAGCGCAGCCGCGAGATCGCCCTGCTGCGGGCCGTGGGCGCGTCGCGCCGCCAGGTCGTACGCTCCGTCCTCATCGAGGCCGCCCTCGTCGGACTCGGCGCCTCCGCCGCCGGATTCGCGCTCGGCCTCGGCATCGCCACCGCCCTGCACCCGCTGCTCACCACCAATGGCGCCCAGCTGCCCGACGGCCTCCTGGTCATCTCGCCCACCGCCCCGCTGGCATCGCTGGCGGTCGGCGTCGCCGTGACCGTCCTGGCCGCCTGGCTGCCGTCCCGCAGGGCCGCGAAGATCGCGCCGGTCGCGGTGCTCAGCAGCGCCGGCCTGGCCCCGCCCGACCGCACCCTGAAGGTCCGCAACGTCCTCGGCACACTCCTGACCGGACTCGGCGTCGCGGTCATGCTGTACGTCTCCACGCTCAAGGGCAGCAAGGAGTCGAACCTGATGACCGCCATGCTCGGCTCCGCCCTGACGCTGTGCGGCATGATCGTCCTGGCCCCGCTGCTCTCCCGGCCGCTGATCAGCCTGGCCGGCAAGGTCACCGCGCGCTTCTGCGGCGTCAGCGGCAAGCTGGCCAAGGAGAACGCCCTGCGTAACCCGCGGCGCACAGCCGCCACCGCCTCGGCCCTGATGATCGGCCTCACCCTGATCACCGGTCTCGCCGTCGGCGGGTACTCCACCCAGCGGGCCCTCGACGAGGAAGCGACCCAGGGCCTGGCCGCCGACTACAAGGTTTCCAACAGCTCCCTCGGCGGCCTCGACGCCGCCGCAGCCGACGACATCGCCGAGCTGCCGGGAGTCACGGCGGCCGCCCCCGTCGCCTCGGCAAACCTCGACGCCCAAGGCGTCTTCGCCACGATCACCGGCACGGATCCGAAGACGTTCGGCAAGGCAGCGGACCTGAAATTCCAGGCCGGCTCGCTGCGCGACGTCGCCCCCGGGAGGATCGCGGTCTCCGACGAGTTCGCACGGCAGGCCGGACTGCACGTCGGCGACACGATCGAGGCCGACATGAACACCAGCGGGGGCAACGCGAACAAGAAGAACGAGAAGAAGCTGACGGTCGTCGCCGTCTACGCCAAGACCCGTGCCGCGTACGACGCGCTGGGCACCGTGGCCGACGTCCTCCCCTCCACCGAGACCCACAAGCTCGACAACGTCCTGGTCAAGGCCGAGCCCGGCAAGGCCGCAGGACTGGAGCACAAGATCCGCCAGGCGCTCGGCAACAGCCCGCTGCTGAAGGTCCAGACCCAGGAACAGCTCATCAAGGCCGGCAGTGGATCCATGACGACCGTCCTCAACATGCTGTACGGGCTGCTCGCCATGGCCGTCGTCATCGCGGTGCTCGGGGTCGTCAACACCCTCGCCATGTCGGTCTTCGAGCGCACCCGGGAGATCGGGATGCTGCGGGCCATCGGACTGGACCGCTCCGGGATCAGGCAGATGGTCCGGCTCGAATCGGTGGTCATCTCCCTCTTCGGCGCCCTGCTCGGGATCGGCACGGGCACCTTCCTGGCCTGGGCCGCGGGCAGCCTGACAACGGCGTCGATGCCGATGTACGAAACGGTCCTGCCCTGGGCCAGGCTCGGACTCTTCCTCGCGCTGGCCCTGCTGATCGGCGTACTCGCGGCCATCTGGCCGGCCCGCAGAGCCGCACGGCTGAACACGCTCCGGGCGATCCAGGCCCACTAG
- a CDS encoding ABC transporter ATP-binding protein, whose protein sequence is MSHPPAAPASPHAPACAPAAARAAGLSKVYGEGETRVVALDSVSVEFGRGRFTAIMGPSGSGKSTLMHCMAGLDTISAGSARIGDTELSRLNERQLTRLRRDKIGFVFQAFNLLPTLNAIENITLPMDIAGRTADQDWLDLVVGTVGLAERLGHRPSQLSGGQQQRVAVARALASRPEIIFADEPTGNLDSRSGAEVLGFLRDSVRELGQTIVMVTHDPVAASYADRVIFLADGRLIDELPAPTPQDVLDRMRRFDTNGRTS, encoded by the coding sequence ATGTCGCACCCACCCGCCGCCCCCGCATCCCCGCACGCCCCGGCATGCGCCCCGGCCGCCGCACGCGCCGCCGGACTGAGCAAGGTCTACGGCGAGGGCGAGACCCGCGTCGTGGCGCTCGACTCGGTCTCCGTGGAGTTCGGGCGCGGCCGGTTCACCGCGATCATGGGCCCCTCGGGCTCGGGCAAGTCGACCCTGATGCACTGCATGGCGGGGCTCGACACCATCTCCGCGGGCTCCGCCCGGATCGGTGACACCGAGCTCTCCCGCCTCAACGAACGGCAGCTCACCAGGCTCCGCCGGGACAAGATCGGCTTCGTCTTCCAGGCGTTCAACCTCCTGCCCACGCTGAACGCCATCGAGAACATCACGCTGCCGATGGACATCGCCGGCCGCACGGCCGACCAGGACTGGCTCGACCTGGTCGTAGGGACCGTCGGCCTGGCCGAGCGGCTCGGGCACCGCCCCTCACAGCTCTCCGGCGGACAGCAGCAGCGGGTCGCCGTGGCCCGCGCGTTGGCGAGCCGGCCGGAGATCATCTTCGCGGACGAGCCGACCGGCAACCTCGACTCCCGCTCGGGCGCCGAAGTCCTGGGCTTCCTCAGGGACTCCGTACGCGAACTGGGCCAGACCATCGTCATGGTCACCCACGACCCGGTGGCTGCCTCCTATGCCGACCGCGTGATCTTCCTCGCCGACGGACGTCTCATCGACGAGTTGCCCGCCCCCACCCCCCAAGACGTACTCGACCGGATGCGGCGCTTCGACACCAACGGCCGGACGAGCTGA
- a CDS encoding response regulator, which translates to MTDQADSTATTAGSAIRVLLADDEQMIRHGVRLILRHTDGIDVVGEAANGAEAVRLAAEQRPDVVLLDIRMPVLDGLAAIERLRVLDPVPQVVMLTTFGDEENVLRALAAGATGFLLKDEGPQELISAVRAAAAGDAVLSPGVTGTVIQRMLRGGAAGVTHSTKGQNSTTDQRLAGLTAREREVLTMLGEGLSNLDIGKRLGIGVGTVKTHVRSILDKTGSGSRVQAALLAHQAGLMG; encoded by the coding sequence ATGACTGACCAGGCCGACTCCACCGCCACCACGGCCGGCTCCGCGATCCGGGTGCTGCTCGCCGACGACGAGCAGATGATCCGGCACGGCGTCCGCCTGATCCTCAGGCACACCGACGGCATCGACGTGGTCGGCGAAGCCGCCAACGGCGCCGAGGCCGTTCGGCTCGCCGCCGAGCAGCGGCCCGACGTGGTGCTGCTCGACATCCGGATGCCGGTACTCGACGGGCTCGCGGCCATCGAGCGGCTGCGTGTGCTCGACCCTGTCCCGCAGGTCGTCATGCTCACCACCTTCGGCGACGAGGAGAACGTGCTGCGGGCCCTGGCCGCCGGCGCCACCGGCTTCCTGCTCAAGGACGAGGGCCCGCAGGAGCTGATCAGCGCCGTACGGGCAGCCGCCGCCGGGGACGCGGTCCTCTCGCCCGGAGTCACCGGGACCGTCATCCAGCGAATGCTGCGCGGCGGCGCAGCAGGTGTCACGCACAGCACGAAGGGCCAGAACAGTACGACGGACCAGCGGCTGGCGGGTCTTACCGCCCGCGAGCGCGAGGTGCTGACCATGCTGGGGGAAGGACTGTCCAACCTCGACATCGGCAAGAGGCTGGGCATCGGCGTCGGGACGGTCAAGACGCACGTCCGGTCCATCCTGGACAAGACGGGGTCGGGCAGCCGGGTCCAGGCGGCGCTGCTCGCACACCAGGCGGGCCTGATGGGCTAG
- a CDS encoding sensor histidine kinase, with protein sequence MSFSAPPASAPRPSARGPFAGPGERGWRLWRAGGEAVLGGLLVLLTYLALDWYRGVPSMLGMTLDGWVMAVLALAGIGLVVVRRRFPAASALGLSALMGVLPATGLLTAVASYTAARQTEARRRRAALLLAGLAPAMLACFASAPVTGLGSRPYGLVLGAVLASTTVLVPGLVGTARGQQDQLVRALRERTAAAEEARRLADSESRMRERSRIAAEMHDLVGHRLSLISLHAGGLEMALQRQAPELQEEASLVRCATRDAMRELREALGVLGPLGRDTGTDALTDATGTRSDIEALVAESRGVGVPVEFSWEGDDLDTLPARVRRAVHRVVRESLTNVHRYATGAHVTVAVTHTAERVKVQVRNGAPPVPPTAATGLGSGRGLTGLRERVSLLGGTFEAGATPGGGFSVTAGIPADPADTAGPASGARSADAAPDEEGLQGAAGRPQAGRRLRSLQHGLTRAATGLLGLAGVGAMMLFGVILVDKAKPSRPYHPFVPRVGMTREQVQREGFPDNDVMRAVAAGREPRRPRSATDCMYPWADEKAKGGRLAIVRYCFRSDILISVDHFTVPVVTEPQPPHGSSAHD encoded by the coding sequence ATGTCGTTCAGTGCTCCACCAGCCTCCGCACCGCGTCCGTCTGCCCGGGGCCCCTTCGCCGGGCCGGGGGAACGGGGGTGGCGGCTGTGGCGGGCGGGGGGTGAGGCGGTCCTGGGCGGGCTGTTGGTGCTGCTCACCTACCTGGCGCTGGACTGGTACAGGGGTGTGCCGTCGATGCTCGGCATGACGCTCGACGGCTGGGTCATGGCGGTTCTTGCGCTCGCCGGGATCGGGCTGGTGGTGGTGCGGCGCCGGTTCCCGGCGGCGAGCGCGCTGGGGCTGTCCGCGCTGATGGGCGTGCTGCCTGCCACGGGGCTGCTGACCGCGGTGGCCTCGTACACCGCGGCCCGGCAGACGGAGGCGCGGCGGCGGCGCGCCGCGCTGCTGCTCGCGGGGCTTGCGCCGGCCATGCTGGCCTGCTTCGCGTCGGCTCCCGTCACCGGACTCGGCAGCAGGCCGTACGGGCTCGTGCTCGGTGCGGTGCTCGCCTCGACCACGGTCCTGGTACCGGGCTTGGTCGGCACCGCGCGCGGGCAGCAGGACCAGCTGGTGCGGGCACTGCGGGAGCGCACGGCCGCCGCCGAGGAGGCGCGGCGGCTCGCCGACAGCGAGTCGCGGATGCGCGAGCGGTCGCGTATCGCGGCGGAGATGCACGACCTGGTCGGGCACCGGCTCAGTCTGATCTCGCTGCACGCGGGCGGCCTGGAGATGGCACTGCAGAGGCAGGCCCCCGAACTGCAGGAGGAGGCGTCGCTGGTGCGCTGCGCCACCCGCGACGCGATGCGGGAGCTGCGCGAGGCGCTGGGGGTCCTGGGTCCCCTGGGGCGGGACACCGGCACGGACGCGCTGACCGACGCGACGGGTACCCGTTCGGACATCGAGGCGCTGGTGGCGGAGTCACGTGGTGTCGGCGTTCCCGTCGAGTTCTCCTGGGAAGGGGACGATCTCGACACGCTGCCCGCCCGGGTGCGGCGGGCGGTGCACCGGGTGGTGCGCGAGTCGCTCACCAACGTGCACCGGTACGCGACCGGGGCCCATGTGACGGTTGCGGTCACCCACACCGCGGAGCGGGTGAAGGTCCAGGTGCGCAACGGCGCTCCGCCCGTACCACCCACCGCCGCCACGGGGCTGGGCTCCGGGCGCGGGCTGACCGGACTGCGAGAGCGGGTGTCCCTGCTCGGCGGCACCTTCGAGGCGGGCGCGACGCCGGGCGGCGGATTCAGCGTGACGGCCGGCATCCCCGCCGACCCGGCAGACACCGCGGGCCCGGCTTCCGGAGCGCGGTCGGCGGACGCAGCACCGGACGAGGAAGGGCTGCAGGGCGCGGCCGGCCGGCCCCAGGCCGGCCGACGGCTCCGGAGCCTTCAGCACGGCCTGACGAGGGCGGCCACCGGGCTGCTGGGTCTGGCGGGCGTGGGGGCGATGATGCTGTTCGGGGTGATCCTGGTGGACAAGGCGAAGCCCAGCCGTCCCTACCACCCCTTCGTACCCCGGGTCGGGATGACGCGGGAGCAGGTGCAGCGCGAGGGCTTCCCCGACAACGACGTGATGCGCGCGGTCGCCGCCGGCCGTGAACCGCGGCGCCCTCGGTCCGCCACGGACTGTATGTACCCGTGGGCGGACGAGAAAGCCAAGGGCGGGCGGCTGGCGATCGTCCGCTACTGCTTCCGCTCCGACATCCTGATCTCGGTCGACCACTTCACCGTGCCTGTGGTCACCGAACCGCAACCGCCCCATGGGAGCAGCGCACATGACTGA
- a CDS encoding DUF4232 domain-containing protein, which produces MGNIHIPLVFTNTGKTACTLRGFPGVSLMLEEGTPVGKPATRSGAAGGTLRLKPGQSAYAVLHTVNDGVSDTPCWSTAQLVRPTRPAPRTR; this is translated from the coding sequence GTGGGCAACATCCACATACCGCTGGTCTTCACCAACACCGGCAAGACGGCCTGTACGCTGCGCGGCTTCCCCGGCGTCTCGCTGATGCTCGAGGAGGGCACGCCCGTCGGCAAGCCCGCCACTCGCTCGGGCGCCGCGGGCGGCACCCTCCGCCTGAAGCCCGGACAGAGCGCGTACGCCGTGCTGCACACCGTCAACGACGGTGTCTCGGACACACCGTGCTGGTCCACGGCGCAGCTGGTCCGCCCTACCCGCCCGGCTCCAAGGACGCGGTGA